Sequence from the Rhodanobacter sp. genome:
GCCGGCGTCCGCTGGAACGACGCGGCGCTCGGCATCGACTGGACCATCGCCGAACCGCTGCTGTCGGACAAGGATACTAAGACACCGCTGCTGGCCGACGTGCCCGCCGATCGCCTGCCGGTATACGCAGCATGAGGGTCCTGTTGCTGGGCACGAACGGCCAGCTTGGCCGCAGCCTCGTCGAGGATAGCGGCCTCGCCGCGCGCGGCGCATTGATCGCCGCCAGCCGCGACGGCCGCCGCTACGACGGCGCCCGCATCGAAACTGCCGACCTCGCCGCACCCGACACCCTGCCCGCCCTGCTCGACCGCGTGCGCCCCGACGTGATCGTCAACGCTGCCGCCTACACCGCGGTGGATCGCGCCGAGCAGGAAGAGACGCTGGCCACCCTTGTCAACGGCGAGGCGGTTGGCGTGCTGGGCCGCTGGGCGGCTGCGCACGATGCGCTGGTGGTCCACTACTCCACCGACTACGTGTTTGACGGCACGGGTTCTGCCCCGTACCCCGTCGATGCGCCGACCGCGCCGCTGGGGGCCTATGGCCGCAGCAAGCTGGCCGGCGAACGGGCGCTGCGCGACAGCGGCGCGGCGCATCTCATCTTCCGCACCGCCTGGGTGTATGCGCCGCACGGCCACAACTTCCTGCGCACCATGCTGCGCGTGGGCGCCGAGCGCGACGAACTGCGCGTGGTGGCCGACCAGGTCGGCGCGCCCACCAGCACGGCACTGATCGTGTCCGGCACGCTGGCCGCACTGGATGCCTGGCATGGCGCCGACGCTGCAGGACGCGCCGCATTGACCGGCACGCATCACCTGGTCGCCAGCGGCCACACCAGCTGGCACGGCTTCGCTACGGCGATCTTCGAAACGGCGCACGCCCGCGGCCTGCTACAGCGTATACCTTGCGTGACGGCCATCACCTCCGCCGACTACCCCACGCCAGCCAGGCGCCCGGCGTGGTCTGTGCTGGACAACTCAGGTTTTGCCGAACGCTTCGGATATGCTCCGGCGGCTTGGCAAGACGGCTTGTACGACGTCATCGATTCACTATGCTCCAACTAAGGACGGCAGAACCATGTTGATCCCCTTGATCCTCAGCGGCGGCAGCGGCACCCGGTTGTGGCCCGTCTCCCGCCGCAACCTGCCCAAGCAATTCCTGTCGCTGGCCGGCCACGGCACGCTGTTCCAGCAGACCGTTGCACGCACGCGGGCCCTGCCCGAGGTGACCGCACCCATCGTGGTGGCCAGCGAGGACCATCGCTTCCTCGCCGCCGAGCAGTTGCTGGAGGCCGGCATCGAAGGCGCCGCCATCGTGCTGGAGCCTCTGGCGCGCAACACCGCGCCGGCCATTGCGCTGGGCGCGCTGGAAGCCTTGAAGCGCGATCCCGAGGCATTACTGCTGGTGCTGCCGGCGGATCACCTGATCGGCGACACCGCGGCCTTCGCGGCTGCCGTCGCGCGGGCCTTGCCGCTGGCCCGGCAAGGCCGGCTGGCCACCTTCGGCATCCGCCCGGATCGCGCGGAAACCGGTTTCGGCTACATCCGCCGCGGCGAGTCGATGGGCGAAGGCGCGTTTCGCGTCGAACGCTTCGTGGAAAAGCCCGACC
This genomic interval carries:
- the rfbD gene encoding dTDP-4-dehydrorhamnose reductase, with protein sequence MRVLLLGTNGQLGRSLVEDSGLAARGALIAASRDGRRYDGARIETADLAAPDTLPALLDRVRPDVIVNAAAYTAVDRAEQEETLATLVNGEAVGVLGRWAAAHDALVVHYSTDYVFDGTGSAPYPVDAPTAPLGAYGRSKLAGERALRDSGAAHLIFRTAWVYAPHGHNFLRTMLRVGAERDELRVVADQVGAPTSTALIVSGTLAALDAWHGADAAGRAALTGTHHLVASGHTSWHGFATAIFETAHARGLLQRIPCVTAITSADYPTPARRPAWSVLDNSGFAERFGYAPAAWQDGLYDVIDSLCSN